ACTCGAGGTCGACCTCTAGTCCGTGGTCGCCACGTTCCAAGCCTAATCTACCAAATTGTAGTCGAGCTCAACTTAGGCCGTACACAGATAGTtttctcatttttcggagagtagacgatGAGAGACGACATGAACTTCCGGTCCTGACTTCAATATTTTGTGACAGAAACGATAAAACAGTCGAaatgtctcgtcagtcaagtcttaatggtaTTAAATGCCTGTCAGTTGCCGGTCGGCCACTCCCAGATGTAAACAGTCGCTgagaaactataaataccccctcattaattcattcaaactttactttaAAACCTTGTGCCCTCGTACCTTAGAAATTTCAACACTCTTAAGCATCAATTTTCTAGTTACTCTGAAATCCTTTTATAAGAACGTCTGTTttttcatcccaaaacatcaAGAATACTCTTTTAACTtcctctttttccttcattttccaaAAAATGGCAAAGACCTCAAAATTCGTTCCCCAAAAAAAAACTCCCTCTGCCTCACGACCGGATGAAGAGGAAAACGTTTCATCTACTGCTACTGAGGAACGGACATCGGAACCTCCCCTTAAGATGTCCGTTCCTACGGGGTGCCCGACCGGAGCTGATttcaaggtcgagaaaccctcctCGGTACCAGGTCGGTGTGAACCggctcgagatatatatgctcggtcACCGATAGCTTCCTCTCCAAGGTCAAGGAGGATTGCAACTGGGCCGATAAGCATGTGGTGGTTCCTACGGCCGAAGAAGcaattactacccatgtggagggatttttaagtgtttacacttatccattCACGTTGGGCCCCTTGGATCCGGTCATCATCGCCTTCTCTAAGAGGTAAGAGgtgaccctcggtcaaattcatccttctttctggaggatagtAATCCTCCTCCGCTTCTTCTTAAACAAAATCGAGGGGTATcccttcaccatcgatcatcttaTGGGTCTgtatagtccccgactctatcgagggggaTTAATAAAACTTCCCCGTCGGGACAGTAAGGCCTCATTCTTGAGCATCGATGAGGATGGGGACCGAGGCTAGTTAAGCGGATTCGTTCGAGTGAATACCTCGAATTTAATCCCGGTCGAGGATATGTTGTTTCCTgataaatggaacatgaaacgtaagtataaccTTGCCTTTAAGATTTCTTTTATCGCTTTTCCTTTTCCTCCCTTCTCATCGATGTTTTGCGGTGATGCAGCTATTGCTCGGATGCCAGATGCAGTTCCTCAACTCAAGGAATGGGTTGAGGGCATCGTGTCGCAGAAGCCATATTTCGAGAGCGCATGGCGCGAACTTtcgaagggtcggtgggaggcccgttctcacggtGACATTCCTCTCCTGTGTGGATAACACTTAAGTTTCATGTTGCTCCCGTTCTCACTTCCTTTTCCTTTGCAGGTCTTCCCAAAGATGTTGCAATGAGGTCCCCATCCGGTGATGAAGATATTCTCCCCGAACCATCTGCTCTGAGGcaagataaagagaagaaaagaaaaagggctctGAACTCTCCGAGCTCCGAGAAGAAACCGAGGAGGAGAATGGTGTGCAAATCCAAAGAAAGTACCAGCGCCCGAGAGCTTCCATCGGACTCACTCCACCGGTTGAGGGATGAGtccaaagaaaaagaagaagaagaaatagaagaagaagccTCTGAACTGGTGGCCCACGTGCAGTTGCAGTCTGAGGGATGAGCGGGCCCTAAATCAGAGAGAGGCGGCATCGAATTGCCCCAAATCATGGGGGGCGATGGAGAGTCAGTGGCCGAGCTAGGCCTCGGAACCAGAGAGGGGCGAGGCTATTTTGCCTCAAGTTAGCGAGGCCGATAAGGAGGCTACGGCTGGTGCTTCTCGGGCAGAGGACAATGCCTCGAAGGATGCACGTGGAGTGATAGATCTCTCTGAGTTTACCGACTCCATGATCAACAAGGCTCAGACGCGAAAGGTCACCTTAGCGAAGGGCCCCAAGGGGTAGCAAACTCTCTCAACAACTTCCTCGATGTCTTAGATTCTACTGCTTCGGAGGACGTCACCGGGTTGAGTGACTTACCGGTCCCAAAAAAGAGACCGTCTTCGGGAGCCAGCGGACCTTCTTCAAGTCCGAAATTAGTAAACCGGTTCCCAGCTCCGAGAGTATATCCTGACGGAAGCGGTCAATTATTATGACTATTCCGGAGGATGCCCAAGTTCTCTCTGCCCCGTGGGGGTTTCCAGTTATCTTCAGTACCTGGTGACCGAAGACGATCAAACCAAGATGGACGAGGTAGAAGCAccctgcctgttcaacgaagctcaacatgTGTTAGATCGGGTAACTTCGAATGCCTCTTTACTATATACTTAGATTATGTCACAAACAATCGTAATATCTTTCTTTGTGcttgtaggcctcggtgcttcatcacgagacTTTTCTCCGATATCGGGAATAGTTAAACCTTCACGAGGCCGAGACTCGGGAGCTTGCTAAGAAGAGGGATGCTTACAAGCTTCTTATTTAGAAACTCCAGGTTGAGCTAGAAGCGGTTCGGAAGGAGCATGACGACATGGTCGATCAGGTGAGAAGagtatttgaagttagtgacgatgagtCAGAAACAGTAGCTAACAGTCCGAACCCAAAGGTTCAAAAGTAACTTGACCAGAACAAACAGCTCCAGGCGGAGGTGGATACAGTAAAAgctgaggccgaagaatggaaaaGAAACATGGACCACATGTCcttggaaaaggagactgcccgggCACAATACGCTTCGGCTGAGGTCCAGCTTCGTGCTACAAAGGAAAAGGCCTTGGTACAGGCCAAAAGGATAgaggagctccagtctcagctaagCTCGGTGGTCTCTGGTCAAGAAACACTGGCGAAGGAGCTTGAGGCGGCCAAGTCAGAGGTCGATTTgtgttgaatatattgaattgtttgtgactagatttgaagctttcggacacgaattcgcgaagcaaaggtgtattggaatcttgagttggttgcaaatctAGGTAAGTGTCGTgcttaaccttgacttgagggagtatgatttatttgtctatttgaTACGTGATTTAACatgtgggtacaacgtatatgtgaggtgacgagtacttatgcattgtggttgagtcaaatcaTGCGGgagaaatttattttattttgaataattacttatttaattaagatattcctatgtaattattattgattattttatctattcataaaatttttattgatttaattattgttgaatatggtgagaaagagtatgaaagcacgaaggttgatgctattccatttatattatttataagaaaaagtgtaaaagcacgaagggtgatgccgtgccattttcagagagtgtaaacgcacgaagggtgatgccgtgccaattttAGAGAGAAtaaaagcaagaagggtgatgccgtgccaaaagagagttaaagcacgaagggtgatgtcgtgctaattattgttaattatttaTCGAATTATGgaaggaatgagagtaaaagcacgaagggtggtgccgtgccattttcattttatcagttgctcattttattgttgaggaatGAATTAGATGCTAAGTGATACTTCTCATGCTAAAATTATCATATCAACCcctttcgcatgttccctcccaaattataaattgttattcattgtattattgttgcttcatttttgtatatacttgtacaggctATTTATGTACATGTTttttcatagcctcgtcactactttgtcgaggttaggctcgacacttacggaggacatggggttggttgtactcatactacactctgcacttcttgtctagattttggagttggtcccagtggcgtaccatagacttgctcggattcagctacttgaggcgacttgaggtataactgcatagtgTCCATGGTTCTGAAGTCCCATTCTATCTTATCTTacctgtgtattatctttcaaacaacttgaactttattcagacctttatttgtattattgtagtagttcgtgcacttgtgacactagattagGGGATGTATTTGGATAATTCGTTTGTTATGGTTTTCCGCAATTTCAGTAATGGACttttgtttaaaaatggctaagaatattctaatgttggcttgcctagcaagtgaaatgttaggcgccatcacggtcccgaaggtgggaatttcgggtcgtgacaagttgatatcataTCACTATATtactaggtctcacgagtcacgagcaaggtTAATATAGTCTaaaggatcggtacgaagacgtttgtacttatctttcagaggctatgaagtttaggaacaatatcacttctttcttactctATCGTgctattttattctatcatcgatgattgaaccattctattcttattctctcgcaaatggtgagaacacataatacatctaccgatggacagggaccagagcccccggtggaaactatgaccaggggtagaggtcgtgccagaggccgaggtagaggcaggggTAGAGCTCAGtgtagagctcgagcagcagcacatgttgtagaacctcaggttgATCTTctggaggaggttccagttcggactgtaccggttggaccagttcaggttccgaAAGGATTCATatctactctagtgcttcaggacgatCTAGTatgtttggtaagtcttatggagggcgtggcccagaatggtacagttccagtggcaccagctgtctcACAAAATGGGGGAGGAGCAAAAACTCCCAATACTACTACTCCAGAGTAGATAGCTCCCtaatatcaggctccagcagccccgccagttggggtagttcaaccagttattgcggcacaggctgGTAATAGGCCCACTATGTCTTTTGAGGatttattgagactggataagtttactaagctctttctagttcacttcagtggtacactttctgaggacccacatgattatcttgaccgctgccaagAGGTATTGCGAAACTTGGGCATAGTTGAGACcgatggggtcgattttgctgtattccaaATGACGGGATCCgctaagagatggtggagagaatATGTTGACCAAACCAGCTGGGTTGCCTGCAATGACTTGGGAGAAGTTATCACGGCTATTTCTAAAGAacttcctccctatcacattgagagaggattaccgtagGCTATTTGAGTGCCTAcaatagggcagtatgactattactcaatACGAGgcctgttttgtggatttagcccgtcatgctatccttttactacctaccgaggtagagagagtgaggaggtttattgagggactcacacaccctatcaggcttcagatggccaaggagacatgaagtgagatttcctttcaggcggctgctaatgttacgaggaggatcgagatagttctcACATAGGAAAGAGAATaagggtctgataagaggcctcgttagttcggtgggttcagtggtgcctcctCTGGTGGCaggaggtaattttggtagaggccatcctcccaggccatttcaatCAGCGCTCCAGGCTTCCTATAGTGCTTCAGGTGATCACGGCCCCATGTGTCTCATTCCGACCAGCaagcttacagtgcaccaccaactctTATTAATGCACCTCTGATTTGGAGTCATCAAAGTGGTTATCCGGGTCGACATGGGCAGTTCcaaggtcagcagtcacaacagccgaggacCTGCTATATTTATGGTGATCCGAGACCCATTACTAAATTTTTCCCTCGGGCATCGGGCAGTTCACACCAGCAAGGTTCCCtagctatgattccagcaccagttgttcttccacccgcccagccagctaggggcaggggtaaggcagctagagatggaggtcaggcagttagatgtggaggccagccagttagaggccatcctagggatgcagtttagagtggtggggcctagccccgattttatgcttttccagctaggcctgaggccgagtcatccaatgtagtgatcacaggtattgttccagtttgccatagagatgcttcagttctatttgatccacgatctacttattcctatatgtcctcttattttgcttcatatctggttgtgcctcgtgattctctaagtgcttctgtgtgtgtctccacaccggtgggagattttgttgtggtagatcatgtctatcatttatATGTGGTTagtattgggagtcttgagactagcgtggatcttctactacttgacatggtatattttgatgtcatcttgggtatggattggctgtcaccttatcatgctctATTGGATTGTCACCCCAAagcggtgaccttagccatgccggagTTATCTCgactagagtggaaagggactcttaGCCAATCTATCAGCaaagttatctcttatgtgaaagctcggCATAGGGTGGAGAAAGGgcgtctagcttatttggcttatattcgcgatcccagcgcAGGAATTCCTTCTTTGGATTCAGTTCCAGTTGTCCGTGAATTTcaagatgtatttcctgcagatctgtcggggatgccacccgaaagAGATATTgaattctgtattgatttagctctgggcactcagcccatttctattcctccatatcgtatggccccgccggagttgaaaatattgaaggagcagttacaagacttgctggatcagggattcattagacctagcgtctcGTTCTGTGGTGAGTAAGTGTTATTTGTACAGAATAACGATggctctatgtggatgtgtatagattatcggcagttgaacaaggccactatcaaaaacaaatatccgttgcccagaattgatgacttattcgatcagtttcagggtgccaaggtgttttcaaagatcgatttgaggtctggttaccatcaattgaaaaTTAGGGCATCTTATATCCCAAAGAcatcttttcggactcggtatgggcattacgaattcctactgatgtcatttgggctaacaaattccccagcaacatttatggatttgatgaaccgtgtattcaaaccctatttggattcttttgtggttgtattcattgatgatatcttgatttactccagtagtcaaaaggagcatgagcatcatcttcgaattgtgcttcagactttgaaaaataatcagttgtatgccaaattttcaaaatgtgaatttttgttagactcggttgcctttttggggcatgttgtatatGTATAGGGCATAAAAGTgcatcctaagaagattgaggctattcagaattggcctagacctacttcagctacagagatctggagtttcctgggtttggcaggttattatcgtcggtttgtagATGGGATTTTatctatagcatctccattgaccaaattgacccagaagggtaccccaatcagatggtcagacgattgtgtgttgagctttcagaagctcaagaccgctttgactacaacgccagtgttggtattacccataggttcaggattttatacggtatattatgatgcatctcgcattgggcttggtacaatattgatgcaagatggcagggtgattgcatatacgtcatggcagttgaaagttcacgagaagaattatctttttcatgacttagaattggcagccattgttcatgtgatgatgatttggaggcattacctttatggtgtctcatgtgaggtattcactgatcatcgtagcctacagtatttgttcaagcaaaaagatctcaatttgaggcagagaagatggttggagttgttgaaggactatgatataaccattttgtatcaccctggaaaggctaatgtggtagccgagtccttgagtagaaaggctgtgagtgtggacagtcttgcgtatattccggtagGTGAGAGGCCGTTAACTGtagatgttcaaactttggccaatcagttcgtgaggttagatgtttcagagccctgtagagttctagcttgcacatcgctcggtcttctttatatgagcgcatcagagagggGTAGTATGATGATCAtctttttcttgtccttaagaaaacggtgtggcacggtgatgccaaacaggatgctatgggggaagatggagttctatgGATGTCGGGTcatatatgtgtgcctaatgtggatggacatcgtgaattaattcttgaggaggcacacagttccctgtattctattcatccaggtgctgccaaaaatgtatcaagatttgtggcaacattattggtggaggagaatgaagaaggatacagttgcatatgtagcttggtgtctaaattgcgagcaagtcaagtacgagcatcagagacctggtggtttgcttcagaagttagaaatttctgagtgaaagttggagcgtatcactatggattttgttgttgggcttccacagactcagagaaagttcgacgcaacatgggtcattgtggacaagttgaccaagtcagcacatttcattccagtagcggttacctattcttcagaccGGTTAggagagatttacatccgcgagattgtacgccttcacggtgtgcccatgtctatcatttcgaatcgaggtacgcagttcacctcgcacttctagagagctatacatcatgagttaggcacgcgtgTTGAGTTGAGTACCGCATTTTATCCatagatagacggacagtcagaacgcACTGTTCAGATatttgaagatatgcttcgtgcttgtgttattgactttggaggttcttgggatcagttattgccacttgcggagtttgtctataataacagctaccaatcgagcattaagatggctccatatgaagcattatacgagATACGATGTCGTTCACCAGTTGGCTGGTATGAAccgagagaggctcggttgttgggtatccttttggtacatgatgccttggataaggttaagattatttaggatcgacttcgcacagctcagtctaggcaaaagagttatgccgatcataaagttcgtgatgtttccttcatggttggagaaagagtattgctccgggtttcacctatgaaaggtgtaatgaggttcggaaagaagggcaagttgagccctaggtatataggacccttcgaaattcttaaaagggtggatgaagtagcctataggcttgcattaccacctagtttatcagcggttcatccggtgttccatgtgtttatgctccggaaatatcatggcgatccgtcccatgtgttagatttcagctcagtccaattagacaaggatttgacttacgaagaggaacAGGTAGCTATTCTAGCgcgacaggtccgacagttgaggtctaacagttatccatcagttcgaggccgatggag
This region of Nicotiana tomentosiformis chromosome 4, ASM39032v3, whole genome shotgun sequence genomic DNA includes:
- the LOC138910454 gene encoding uncharacterized protein, with protein sequence MVYFDVILGMDWLSPYHALLDCHPKAVTLAMPELSRLEWKGTLSQSISKVISYVKARHRVEKGRLAYLAYIRDPSAGIPSLDSVPVVREFQDVFPADLSGMPPERDIEFCIDLALGTQPISIPPYRMAPPELKILKEQLQDLLDQGFIRPSVSFCGE